A window of Streptomyces caniferus contains these coding sequences:
- a CDS encoding cation diffusion facilitator family transporter, with product MSGDHEGNAASAGNAGDAVGRTAGWQEFGRRGLSEQESGRRGLSEQEFGRARSGKHEPGSHEAGSHEAGNAPGSEPGGRELGNEVPGNEELGSEEPGNEKVGKAPGGRGQDGETRKTVWVALGANLGIAVAKAVGGGIAGSPALLSEAAHSVADSLNEVFLLASLRRSERPADPSHPFGYGKERFFWSLLAAVGIFVTGGCFSFVQGIEAFQSEESESGSGYAIGLAVLVVALLAEGTSLLRALSQVRAQAKVRQHSTLREIRRNEDPALRTVLAEDSTACLGVLLAILGMALHMATGEGAYEAWASLLIGALLVYVAYVLGKSARAQLIGEAVAPEMQQRIRDFLDGRPEIDAVTAALTMRLGPDSVMLAARVDLVAGLDSEEVEEALVRTKRELRAQWPELGQLFLDVTDASVADRVRARRAREELDDAVEERRQVDAG from the coding sequence ATGAGTGGTGATCACGAGGGGAATGCGGCGAGTGCGGGCAATGCCGGGGATGCGGTCGGGCGTACGGCGGGGTGGCAGGAGTTCGGCCGTCGAGGGCTGAGTGAGCAGGAATCCGGCCGTCGAGGGCTGAGCGAGCAGGAGTTCGGCAGGGCGCGGTCCGGCAAGCATGAACCTGGCAGTCATGAAGCCGGCAGTCATGAAGCCGGCAATGCACCTGGCAGTGAACCTGGTGGTCGAGAACTCGGCAACGAAGTACCCGGCAACGAGGAACTCGGCAGCGAGGAACCCGGCAACGAGAAAGTCGGGAAAGCGCCGGGAGGTCGTGGGCAGGACGGGGAGACCCGGAAGACGGTGTGGGTGGCGCTGGGGGCGAATCTTGGGATTGCGGTGGCCAAGGCGGTGGGTGGGGGGATTGCGGGGTCGCCGGCGTTGTTGTCCGAGGCGGCGCATTCGGTGGCCGACAGTCTCAATGAGGTTTTTCTGCTGGCCTCTCTCAGACGGAGTGAGCGTCCGGCGGACCCGTCGCATCCCTTCGGCTATGGCAAGGAGCGGTTCTTCTGGTCACTGCTCGCGGCCGTGGGTATTTTCGTGACGGGCGGCTGTTTCTCGTTCGTGCAGGGCATTGAGGCGTTTCAGTCGGAGGAGTCGGAGTCGGGCAGCGGTTATGCCATCGGTCTGGCCGTACTCGTCGTCGCATTGTTGGCGGAGGGTACGTCGCTGTTGCGGGCGCTTTCCCAGGTGCGTGCCCAGGCGAAGGTCCGGCAGCACAGCACCCTGCGTGAGATCAGGAGGAACGAGGATCCGGCGCTGCGTACGGTGCTGGCCGAGGACAGCACGGCATGTCTGGGAGTGCTTCTCGCGATCCTCGGCATGGCGCTCCACATGGCCACCGGGGAGGGTGCTTACGAGGCGTGGGCGTCGCTGCTGATCGGTGCCCTCCTGGTCTATGTGGCGTACGTCCTCGGCAAGAGTGCCCGTGCGCAGTTGATCGGGGAGGCGGTGGCGCCGGAGATGCAGCAGCGGATCCGTGACTTCCTGGATGGGCGGCCGGAGATCGACGCCGTCACCGCCGCCCTGACGATGCGGCTCGGGCCGGACTCCGTGATGCTCGCGGCGCGTGTCGACCTGGTGGCCGGTCTCGACAGCGAAGAGGTCGAGGAGGCGTTGGTGCGGACCAAGCGGGAACTGCGCGCGCAGTGGCCGGAGTTGGGGCAGTTGTTCCTCGACGTCACGGATGCGTCCGTCGCGGACCGGGTGCGGGCTCGCCGCGCCCGCGAGGAACTGGACGATGCGGTCGAGGAGCGTCGCCAGGTTGATGCCGGTTAG
- a CDS encoding restriction endonuclease, with amino-acid sequence MVTPIRRAGRPATRQAFSLQQLTVSFGMVVIVVIGVGLTLKKAVQGASAHPGSAALVGVVVLTAVLGLVRWGRRRRAVRVAPAPMEFVAGAVEPLVEPEPEPEPEPEPVPEPWVEAEAEAEVDDFTDMGAEAFEEAVARLCERDGCHDVRVVGGANDLGADVVAVAPDGRNVVLQCKRYSEGHKVGSQDLQRFGGTCFAVHGADLAAVVTTSDFTGPAAEYAEQCGIWCFDHGALGGWADGTGPAPWEAPARWEAPAP; translated from the coding sequence ATGGTGACCCCTATACGCCGGGCAGGCCGCCCGGCCACCCGGCAGGCCTTCAGCCTGCAGCAGCTGACGGTCTCGTTCGGCATGGTCGTGATCGTTGTCATCGGGGTCGGCCTGACCTTGAAGAAGGCGGTGCAGGGGGCGAGCGCCCACCCGGGCTCCGCCGCCCTGGTGGGCGTGGTGGTGCTGACGGCGGTGCTGGGGCTGGTGCGCTGGGGACGGCGGCGGCGTGCCGTGCGCGTCGCCCCGGCTCCCATGGAGTTTGTGGCCGGTGCCGTGGAGCCTCTCGTCGAGCCGGAGCCGGAGCCGGAGCCGGAGCCGGAGCCGGTGCCGGAGCCGTGGGTGGAGGCCGAGGCGGAAGCGGAGGTCGACGACTTCACGGACATGGGTGCCGAGGCGTTCGAGGAGGCGGTGGCCCGGCTGTGCGAGCGTGACGGCTGCCATGACGTGCGTGTGGTGGGCGGGGCGAACGACCTCGGTGCGGATGTGGTGGCCGTGGCTCCCGACGGCCGTAACGTCGTTCTGCAGTGCAAGCGTTACAGCGAGGGCCACAAGGTCGGATCACAGGATCTGCAGCGCTTCGGGGGCACCTGCTTCGCCGTGCACGGGGCGGATCTCGCGGCCGTCGTCACCACCAGTGACTTCACCGGTCCGGCGGCGGAGTACGCCGAGCAGTGCGGCATCTGGTGCTTCGATCACGGCGCCCTCGGGGGGTGGGCGGACGGCACGGGTCCGGCACCGTGGGAGGCTCCGGCCCGGTGGGAGGCTCCGGCACCGTAG